Part of the Flavobacterium sp. MDT1-60 genome, CCTTTTCCATTTGCCGGAGAAGAAGACGCTGATATTATCAATGCAGGAAAACAAACCATTACAACGCTTCCGGGGGCAAGTTTCTTTGATTCTGCTTTTAGTTTCGGAATGATCCGTAGTCAAAAAGTTGATTTAACAATTTTAGGTGCGATGGAAGTTTCTGAGAACGGAGATATAGCCAATTGGAAAATTCCGGGAAAAATGGTAAAAGGAATGGGAGGAGCAATGGATTTGGTGGCTTCCGCCGAAAATATCATCGTTGCCATGATGCACGTTAATAAGGCGGGAGAATCTAAAATTCTTAAAAAATGTACATTGCCATTAACGGGAGTAGGTTGCGTTAAAAAGGTTGTAACTGAATTAGCAGTTCTCGAAGTAACAGAAAAGGGTTTTAAGCTCTTAGAAAGAGCGCCAGGAGTTTCTGTCGAGCATATCATTGCATCAACTGAAGCTGATTTGATAATTGAAGGAGAAATTCCTGAAATGAATATTTAGTTCCTCTTTTTAAATTATATAAAAAGTATAAGGCTAGCTTTTAAAGGCTAGCCTTTTTTTGTTTCAATAAATATAAAGTTAGAGCATTACTTGTTTTTCAAT contains:
- a CDS encoding CoA transferase subunit B gives rise to the protein MLTKEDIAKRIAKEVKDRYFVNLGIGIPTLVANYVREDIAVEFQSENGVLGMGPFPFAGEEDADIINAGKQTITTLPGASFFDSAFSFGMIRSQKVDLTILGAMEVSENGDIANWKIPGKMVKGMGGAMDLVASAENIIVAMMHVNKAGESKILKKCTLPLTGVGCVKKVVTELAVLEVTEKGFKLLERAPGVSVEHIIASTEADLIIEGEIPEMNI